In Salvelinus namaycush isolate Seneca chromosome 20, SaNama_1.0, whole genome shotgun sequence, the following proteins share a genomic window:
- the LOC120065729 gene encoding microfibrillar-associated protein 2-like yields the protein MRLFLLLSMPVLLLAQPPLYQEPFPFLEDYGPDYFPENPDTDVQQQVLLHGPRPFPEPERPGPSEPETEPTEPGPLDCREEQYPCTRLYSIHKPCKQCLNSLCFYSLRRVYVINKEVCVRTVCAHEELLRADMCRDQFSRCGVAAVSGQCGSLGSSCGKSCGGC from the exons ATGAGACTCTTCCTACTGCTCTCCATGCCAG TCCTTCTGCTAGCCCAGCCCCCACTCTACCAAGAACCCTTTCCTTTCCTGG AGGACTATGGCCCTGATTATTTTCCTG aGAATCCTGACACGGATGTCCAGCAGCAGGTCTTGTTACATGGTCCTCGACCATTCCCTGAGCCAGAACGCCCTGGTCCATCTG agccagagacagagccTACAGAACCTGGCCCCCTAG ATTGCCGAGAGGAGCAGTACCCCTGCACCAGACTCTACTCTATTCACAAGCCATGCAAACAGTGTCTGAATAGCCTCTGTTTCTACAG CTTGCGACGGGTGTATGTGATCAACAAGGAGGTGTGTGTCAGAACCGTGTGTGCGCATGAAGAGCTGCTAAGAG ctgacATGTGCCGTGACCAGTTCTCTCGTTGTGGTGTAGCGGCGGTGAGTGGCCAGTGTGGGTCACTGGGGAGCAGCTGTGGGAAGAGCTGTGGAGGCTGTTGA
- the LOC120065159 gene encoding succinate dehydrogenase [ubiquinone] iron-sulfur subunit, mitochondrial-like → MSVHCLSSLGRCSNVAFRSSSGMVAVRYAQTAAATAPQPRVKKFQVYRWDPDTVGDKPRMQTFEIDLNTCGPMVLDALIKIKNEMDGTLTFRRSCREGICGSCAMNINGGNTLACLNKIDTNTSKATKIYPLPHMYVVKDLVPDMSNFYAQYKSIEPYLKKKDETNEGKEQYHQTVEDRQKLDGLYECILCACCSTSCPSYWWNGDKYLGPAVLMQAYRWMIDSRDEFTEERLSKLQDPFSLYRCHTIMNCTKTCPKGLNPGKAIAEIKKMMATYKEKKSAVA, encoded by the exons GCGGTTCGGTACGCCCAGACAGCGGCGGCCACAGCACCCCAGCCCAGAGTCAAGAAGTTCCAAGTGTACCGCTGGGACCCAGACACGGTGGGGGACAAGCCCCGCATGCAGACCTTTGAGATTGATCTCAACAC CTGTGGCCCCATGGTATTGGACGCCCTCATCAAGATAAAGAATGAGATGGACGGCACTCTGACCTTCCGTCGCTCCTGCAGAGAGG GTATCTGTGGATCCTGTGCAATGAACATCAATGGAGGCAACACACTGGCCTGTCTGAACAAGATTGACACCAACACCAGCAAGGCTACCAAGATCTACCCTCTGCCACACATGTATGTGGTCAAAGATCTGGTCCCT GACATGAGTAATTTCTATGCTCAGTACAAGTCGATCGAGCCCTAcctgaagaagaaggatgagacAAATGAGGGAAAGGAACAGTACCATCAGACTGTGGAGGACAGACAAAAACTG gACGGGCTGTATGAATGTATCCTGTGTGCGTGCTGCAGCACCAGCTGCCCCAGCTACTGGTGGAATGGAGACAAGTACCTGGGACCTGCTGTCCTTATGCAG GCCTACCGTTGGATGATCGACTCGAGAGACGAGTTCACAGAGGAGCGTCTCTCCAAGCTGCAGGATCCTTTTTCTCTCTACCGCTGTCACACCATCATGAACTGCACTAAGACCTGCCCCAAG GGCCTGAACCCAGGGAAGGCGATTGCAGAGATTAAGAAGATGATGGCCACTTACAAGGAGAAGAAATCAGCTGTTGCTTGA